One window of the Archangium primigenium genome contains the following:
- a CDS encoding DEAD/DEAH box helicase gives MSTPFAQLGLSPEALDAVRRARFSTPTPIQAQAIPPALEGRDVIGCAATGTGKTAAYVLPLVERLAGQKGTLGLVLAPTRELVQQISETVRFFGESRGVSHAVVIGGEDMAAQARLLEARPTLVLATPGRLVDLLRSRLVDFMQLQALVLDEADRMLDMGFQEQLDAILAALPRRRQTLLFSATLGPEVSAFAREELHKPVRVEVTRSGTPAERAEQRLYVVKPEEKAALLLTLLARDEATALVFAGTKERADKVHKALQRAGLRCGVLHADRTQNQRNQALQAFRDGTYRCLVATDIAARGLDVEDVGHVINYDLPHAPEDYVHRIGRTARAAASGRASTFVTSKDRPMTEKIERVMRANIPRAEVPREDPVFQEELARRDAAQRDPGPPQKDHGVKKAQASGRHARSHGRGPRE, from the coding sequence GTGAGCACCCCCTTCGCCCAACTCGGCCTCTCGCCCGAGGCCCTCGACGCCGTGCGTCGTGCGCGCTTCTCCACGCCCACCCCCATCCAGGCCCAGGCGATTCCGCCGGCGCTGGAGGGCCGGGATGTCATCGGCTGCGCCGCCACGGGCACGGGCAAGACGGCCGCGTATGTGCTGCCCCTGGTGGAGCGCCTGGCGGGTCAGAAGGGCACGCTGGGACTGGTGCTGGCGCCCACGCGCGAGCTGGTGCAGCAGATCTCCGAGACGGTGCGCTTCTTCGGCGAGTCGCGGGGCGTGTCGCACGCGGTCGTGATTGGCGGCGAGGACATGGCGGCCCAGGCGCGGCTCCTGGAGGCCCGGCCCACGCTGGTGCTGGCCACGCCCGGGCGGCTGGTGGACCTGCTGCGCTCCCGGCTGGTGGACTTCATGCAGCTCCAGGCGCTGGTGCTCGACGAGGCGGACCGGATGCTCGACATGGGCTTCCAGGAGCAGCTGGACGCGATCCTCGCGGCGCTGCCCCGGCGGCGGCAGACGCTGCTGTTCTCCGCGACGCTGGGCCCGGAGGTGAGCGCGTTCGCCCGGGAGGAGCTGCACAAGCCCGTGCGGGTGGAGGTGACGCGCAGTGGCACCCCGGCCGAGCGCGCCGAGCAGCGGCTGTACGTGGTGAAGCCCGAGGAGAAGGCGGCCCTCCTGCTCACGCTGCTGGCGCGGGACGAGGCGACGGCGCTGGTGTTCGCGGGGACGAAGGAGCGGGCGGACAAGGTGCACAAGGCGCTGCAGCGGGCGGGACTGCGTTGCGGGGTGCTGCACGCGGACCGGACGCAGAACCAGCGCAACCAGGCGCTCCAGGCGTTCCGGGACGGCACCTACCGCTGCCTGGTGGCCACGGACATCGCGGCGCGGGGCCTGGACGTGGAGGACGTGGGGCACGTCATCAACTACGACCTGCCGCACGCGCCGGAGGACTACGTGCACCGGATTGGCCGCACGGCGCGGGCGGCCGCGAGCGGGCGGGCGTCCACGTTCGTGACGTCCAAGGACCGGCCGATGACGGAGAAGATCGAGCGGGTGATGCGCGCGAACATCCCCCGGGCCGAGGTGCCTCGGGAGGACCCGGTCTTCCAGGAGGAACTGGCCCGGCGGGACGCGGCCCAGCGCGACCCGGGACCGCCGCAGAAGGACCACGGCGTGAAGAAGGCCCAGGCGTCCGGGCGGCATGCCCGGTCGCACGGTCGGGGTCCTCGCGAGTAG
- a CDS encoding TetR/AcrR family transcriptional regulator encodes MNRDSAKSAAAPRLRARLKEATGEAIRVAAEEVLGEQGFGARMEDIAARAGVSVGTLYNHFKDREALLLELLRVRREQLLERVDTLVGEVDGRAVGEQLRALLGLVLDHFREHSRFFALVLQSELHRGPALPRQRTTLTELSTRVEVVLQRGVAAGQVRREGAEFHATLLVGMLRGLLLRVAETQRGDELQRGADELLRLFLKGIEV; translated from the coding sequence ATGAACCGAGATTCAGCGAAAAGTGCCGCCGCCCCCCGTCTGCGGGCCCGGCTCAAGGAAGCGACGGGCGAGGCGATCCGGGTCGCCGCCGAGGAGGTGCTCGGCGAGCAGGGGTTCGGAGCGCGCATGGAGGACATCGCCGCGCGGGCGGGGGTGTCGGTGGGCACGCTGTACAACCATTTCAAGGACCGCGAGGCGCTGCTGCTGGAGCTGCTGCGGGTGCGGCGCGAGCAGTTGCTCGAGCGGGTGGACACGCTGGTGGGCGAGGTGGACGGTCGCGCGGTGGGCGAGCAGCTCCGGGCCCTGCTCGGGCTCGTGCTCGACCACTTCCGCGAGCACTCGCGCTTCTTCGCCCTCGTGTTGCAGTCGGAGCTGCACCGGGGTCCGGCGCTGCCGCGCCAGCGCACCACCCTGACGGAGCTGTCCACGCGGGTGGAGGTCGTGCTCCAGCGCGGGGTGGCCGCGGGCCAGGTGCGGCGCGAGGGCGCGGAGTTCCACGCCACGCTGCTGGTGGGGATGTTGCGCGGTCTGCTCCTGCGCGTGGCCGAGACGCAGCGCGGGGACGAGCTGCAACGGGGCGCGGACGAGCTGCTGCGCCTCTTCCTGAAGGGAATCGAGGTGTAG
- a CDS encoding DHA2 family efflux MFS transporter permease subunit: MSSAALPAPGVALPARAVPNKWLVTLSVTFGTLMGAIDSSIVNVAMPQLRSAVGATVQEITWTTTGFALATVMVMPLTAFLGRLFGQKRVYLACLALFVAGSFLCGLAWNLPSLVFFRALQGFGAGALQPTEQAILRQTFPPKEQGMAMALFSMAVMVGPAIGPTLGGYIVDNFHWSWIFFINVPVGVLGFFMVARFVREPEDLLVANRLEGEKQRKNLDWQGILLLCVGLAALQYLLEEGQANDWFESAEIVVCALAAGICLVAFVIRELTAVAPVVNLRLFKDPIFTSGTLLSALMFSILMASMFLLPMFMQELLGFTATQSGLALMPRTLVMLAVMPIIGRVYTRFPPQLFISVGLAVTGLGVFQMSHFNLDTGTHDIIFAIVLQGLGFAMMLVPLSTVALSRVPRHRMPDATGLSSLLRQIGGSMGLALFASLLSRYGTQATAALAVHLTPTRPEVVERLAQLRAGFMARGMDFTAAQDTALRMLSGLTARQGMVLAFDKLFLIAAGLFLVVMPLVLFLKAPPRSDGPREPQHIDVEI, translated from the coding sequence ATGTCCTCCGCCGCCCTGCCCGCTCCGGGCGTGGCGCTGCCCGCTCGGGCGGTGCCCAACAAGTGGCTCGTCACGCTGTCGGTGACGTTCGGCACCCTCATGGGCGCCATCGACTCGTCCATCGTCAACGTGGCCATGCCCCAATTGCGCAGCGCGGTGGGCGCCACGGTGCAGGAGATCACCTGGACCACCACGGGCTTCGCGCTCGCCACGGTGATGGTGATGCCGCTCACGGCCTTCCTCGGCCGGCTCTTCGGGCAGAAGCGGGTGTACCTCGCGTGCCTGGCCCTGTTCGTGGCGGGCTCGTTCCTCTGTGGGCTCGCGTGGAACCTGCCCTCGCTGGTGTTCTTCCGGGCGCTGCAGGGGTTTGGCGCCGGGGCGCTGCAGCCCACCGAGCAGGCCATCCTCCGCCAGACGTTCCCGCCCAAGGAGCAGGGCATGGCCATGGCGCTCTTCTCCATGGCGGTGATGGTGGGGCCGGCCATCGGGCCCACGCTCGGTGGCTACATCGTCGACAACTTCCACTGGTCGTGGATCTTCTTCATCAACGTGCCGGTGGGCGTACTCGGCTTCTTCATGGTGGCGCGCTTCGTGCGCGAGCCGGAGGATCTGCTCGTCGCCAACCGGCTCGAGGGCGAGAAGCAGCGCAAGAACCTGGACTGGCAGGGCATCCTCTTGCTGTGCGTGGGGCTCGCGGCGCTGCAGTACCTGCTCGAGGAGGGCCAGGCGAACGACTGGTTCGAGTCCGCGGAGATCGTCGTGTGCGCGCTCGCGGCGGGCATCTGCCTCGTCGCGTTCGTCATTCGCGAGCTCACCGCCGTGGCGCCCGTGGTCAACCTGCGCCTGTTCAAGGATCCCATCTTCACCTCGGGCACCCTGCTCAGCGCGCTGATGTTCTCCATCCTCATGGCGAGCATGTTCCTGCTGCCCATGTTCATGCAGGAGCTGCTCGGCTTCACCGCCACGCAGTCGGGCCTGGCGCTCATGCCGCGCACGCTGGTGATGCTGGCGGTGATGCCCATCATCGGGCGCGTCTACACACGCTTTCCGCCCCAGCTCTTCATCTCGGTGGGCCTGGCCGTCACCGGCCTGGGCGTCTTCCAGATGAGCCACTTCAACCTGGACACGGGCACGCACGACATCATCTTCGCCATCGTGCTGCAGGGCCTGGGCTTCGCGATGATGCTGGTGCCCTTGTCCACCGTGGCGCTCTCGCGGGTGCCGCGCCACCGGATGCCGGACGCCACGGGGCTCAGCTCGCTCTTGCGGCAGATTGGCGGCTCCATGGGCCTGGCGCTCTTCGCGAGCCTCCTGTCGCGCTACGGCACCCAGGCCACGGCGGCCCTCGCCGTGCACCTGACGCCCACGCGCCCCGAGGTGGTGGAGCGGCTCGCGCAGCTGCGCGCGGGCTTCATGGCGCGGGGCATGGACTTCACCGCCGCCCAGGACACGGCGCTGCGGATGCTCTCGGGCCTCACGGCGCGCCAGGGCATGGTGCTCGCCTTCGACAAGCTGTTCCTCATCGCGGCCGGCCTCTTCCTCGTGGTGATGCCGCTCGTGCTCTTCCTCAAGGCGCCGCCGCGGAGCGACGGCCCCCGGGAACCTCAACACATCGACGTGGAGATCTGA
- a CDS encoding HlyD family secretion protein — MASTVTQLVKDEPGATEQGAPGRKGRRGFLVFGGIVAVLLVGLGGYLVATRGEETTDAAQVEADVVPLATRVGGPVLRVRVADNALVHAGDVLVEIDPRDYQARLKQAEAELESAQAQAQVADAQATVAEAGAKGGFSSARALVTSSSAGVSSAEAQVSVARAALARAEADAHRTTLDLQRTQQLMEAKAVSQKSFDDAKSADEAARAALEGARAQLSAAEQGRQVAQGRVAEARGQLDQSAPIDAKIAAARASAALAHARVKSAEAQVEQARLQLDYTRIVAPADGQVSRLSIHEGQLLAAGQMLGEFVPPRTYVVANFKETQVGHMHPGQRVTVRVDAFEGAALEGTVESLSGGTGSRFSLLPPDNASGNFVKVVQRIPVRIAWTHPPEALALRAGLSAEVTVHTRP; from the coding sequence ATGGCCTCGACCGTGACGCAGTTGGTGAAGGACGAGCCGGGGGCGACCGAGCAGGGCGCCCCGGGCCGCAAGGGACGCCGCGGCTTCCTCGTGTTCGGGGGCATCGTGGCGGTGCTGCTCGTGGGCCTGGGGGGCTATCTCGTGGCCACGCGCGGCGAGGAGACGACGGACGCGGCGCAGGTGGAGGCGGACGTGGTGCCGCTGGCCACGCGCGTGGGCGGCCCCGTGCTGCGCGTGCGCGTGGCGGACAACGCGCTCGTGCACGCGGGGGACGTGCTGGTGGAGATCGATCCGCGTGACTACCAGGCGCGGCTCAAGCAGGCGGAGGCGGAGCTGGAGTCGGCCCAGGCGCAGGCCCAGGTCGCCGATGCCCAGGCCACCGTGGCCGAGGCGGGGGCCAAGGGCGGCTTCTCCAGCGCCCGGGCGCTCGTCACCTCCTCCAGCGCGGGGGTGAGCAGCGCCGAGGCGCAGGTGTCCGTGGCGCGCGCGGCGCTCGCCCGGGCCGAGGCGGACGCCCACCGCACCACCCTGGACCTGCAGCGCACCCAGCAGCTCATGGAGGCCAAGGCCGTGTCCCAGAAGAGCTTCGACGACGCGAAGAGCGCGGACGAGGCGGCCCGGGCGGCCCTGGAGGGCGCGCGCGCGCAGCTGTCCGCCGCCGAGCAGGGCCGGCAGGTGGCCCAGGGCCGGGTGGCCGAGGCCCGGGGCCAGCTGGATCAGAGCGCCCCCATCGACGCGAAGATCGCCGCGGCGCGGGCCAGCGCGGCGCTCGCCCACGCGCGGGTGAAGTCGGCCGAGGCCCAGGTGGAGCAGGCGCGGTTGCAGCTGGACTACACGCGGATCGTCGCGCCCGCGGACGGTCAGGTGTCGCGCCTGTCCATCCACGAGGGGCAGCTGCTCGCGGCCGGGCAGATGCTGGGGGAGTTCGTCCCGCCGCGCACGTACGTGGTGGCCAACTTCAAGGAGACGCAGGTGGGCCACATGCACCCGGGCCAGCGGGTGACGGTGCGGGTGGACGCCTTCGAGGGCGCGGCGCTGGAGGGCACGGTGGAGAGCCTGTCCGGAGGGACGGGCTCGCGCTTCTCGCTGCTGCCGCCGGACAACGCCTCGGGCAACTTCGTGAAGGTGGTGCAGCGCATCCCGGTGCGCATCGCCTGGACGCACCCGCCCGAGGCGCTGGCGCTGCGCGCGGGCCTGTCGGCCGAGGTCACCGTCCACACCCGGCCCTGA